The Geitlerinema sp. PCC 9228 genome contains a region encoding:
- the glgB gene encoding 1,4-alpha-glucan branching enzyme, with the protein MSATIATEQIDRIVWNQHHDPFEVLGCHQIERNGESVWVVRAYLPNAKQAWVVLPEKRQEAPMQSVHHPHFFECVLEQDPLTNYQLRIQDGEHERVIRDPYAFRSVKLTDYDIHLFSEGNHHRIYEKLGAHPTEFEGVSGVYFAVWAPNARNVSIIGNFNRWDGRQHQMRKRGNGVWELFVPEIQPGEPYKYEIKNYEGHIYEKSDPYGFWQEVRPKTASVVADLDTYTWTDEDWLEKRRHTDPLKEPISVYECHLGSWLHASSANPPISVDGQPENPVTVSDLKPGARFLSYRELADRLIPYVKELGYTHIELLPVAEHPFDGSWGYQVTGYYAVTSRYGTPQDFMYFVDQCHQNGIGVIVDWVPGHFPKDGHGLAFFDGTHLYEHADPRRGEHKQWGTLVFNYSRNEVRNFLVSNVLFWFDKYHIDGIRVDAVASMLYLDYQREDGEWLPNEYGGRENLEAVEFLRQTNYLLFSYYPGALSIAEESTSWPMVSWPTYTGGLGFNLKWNMGWMHDMLDYFSMDPWFRQFHQNNITFSMWYHHSENFMLALSHDEVVHGKASILSKMPGADDWQKFANVRCLFAYMMAHPGKKTMFMGMEFGQWNEWNVWSDLDWHLLQYESHRQLKQFFTDLNQLYTREPALYTQDFEREGFEWIDCSDSRHSVVSFVRRAKDTEAFLVAVCNFTPQPHSHYRVGVPEAGFYREIFNSDAQPYGGSNMGNLGGKWTDAWWFHGHSHSLDLCLPPLGVIFLKLDRDANGSL; encoded by the coding sequence ATGTCCGCAACCATCGCCACCGAGCAAATCGACCGTATCGTCTGGAACCAACACCACGATCCCTTTGAAGTTTTGGGCTGCCACCAAATCGAACGCAACGGGGAATCCGTCTGGGTGGTCCGTGCTTACCTCCCCAACGCCAAACAAGCTTGGGTGGTCTTGCCAGAAAAACGCCAAGAAGCGCCCATGCAATCGGTACATCACCCCCATTTCTTTGAATGCGTCCTGGAACAAGACCCCCTCACCAACTACCAACTCCGCATACAAGATGGGGAACACGAACGGGTGATTCGCGACCCCTACGCCTTCCGTTCCGTCAAACTCACCGATTACGACATTCACCTGTTCTCCGAAGGCAACCACCACCGCATTTACGAAAAACTCGGTGCCCACCCCACCGAATTTGAAGGTGTTAGCGGGGTTTACTTTGCCGTTTGGGCACCCAATGCCCGCAATGTCTCCATTATCGGCAATTTCAACCGTTGGGACGGTCGCCAGCACCAAATGCGCAAACGCGGCAATGGGGTTTGGGAGCTATTCGTTCCCGAAATTCAGCCGGGGGAACCCTACAAATACGAAATTAAAAACTACGAAGGTCACATCTACGAAAAATCCGACCCCTACGGATTTTGGCAGGAAGTACGTCCCAAAACTGCTTCGGTGGTAGCCGATTTGGATACCTACACCTGGACAGATGAAGACTGGTTGGAAAAACGCCGCCACACCGACCCTCTCAAAGAACCCATTTCTGTCTACGAATGCCACCTGGGGTCCTGGCTACACGCTTCTTCTGCCAATCCCCCCATCAGCGTTGACGGACAACCGGAAAATCCCGTAACCGTATCCGACCTCAAACCTGGCGCTCGTTTTCTCAGCTATCGGGAACTGGCGGATCGACTAATTCCCTACGTCAAGGAGTTGGGATACACCCACATCGAACTGTTGCCCGTGGCGGAGCATCCCTTTGATGGGTCTTGGGGATATCAGGTAACCGGATACTATGCCGTCACCTCTCGCTACGGTACGCCCCAGGATTTCATGTATTTTGTGGACCAATGCCACCAAAATGGGATTGGCGTAATTGTGGATTGGGTTCCCGGCCATTTCCCCAAAGACGGTCACGGTCTGGCGTTTTTCGATGGCACCCACCTGTACGAACATGCCGATCCCCGTCGGGGAGAACACAAGCAATGGGGAACGTTGGTGTTCAACTACAGCCGCAACGAGGTGCGCAATTTCTTGGTTTCCAACGTGCTGTTTTGGTTTGATAAGTACCACATCGATGGCATTCGGGTGGATGCGGTGGCTTCCATGCTGTATTTGGACTACCAACGGGAAGACGGGGAATGGCTGCCCAACGAGTATGGTGGTCGGGAAAATTTAGAAGCGGTGGAGTTTCTCCGCCAAACCAATTATTTGCTGTTTTCGTACTATCCTGGTGCCTTGAGCATTGCGGAAGAGTCCACTTCTTGGCCGATGGTTTCCTGGCCTACGTATACCGGGGGATTGGGCTTTAATTTGAAATGGAATATGGGGTGGATGCACGATATGCTGGATTATTTCAGCATGGACCCCTGGTTCCGCCAGTTCCATCAAAACAATATTACGTTTAGCATGTGGTATCACCACAGCGAGAATTTTATGCTGGCGCTTTCCCACGATGAGGTGGTTCACGGCAAGGCGAGTATTTTGTCGAAAATGCCGGGGGCGGATGATTGGCAGAAGTTTGCAAATGTCCGCTGTTTGTTTGCCTATATGATGGCCCATCCTGGGAAAAAGACCATGTTTATGGGGATGGAGTTCGGTCAGTGGAATGAATGGAATGTTTGGAGCGATTTGGACTGGCATTTGCTGCAGTACGAATCCCACCGGCAGCTAAAGCAGTTTTTTACTGACCTCAACCAGCTTTATACCCGCGAACCGGCGCTGTATACCCAGGATTTTGAACGGGAAGGGTTTGAATGGATTGATTGCAGCGATAGCCGCCACAGCGTGGTGTCGTTCGTGCGTCGGGCAAAGGATACGGAAGCGTTTTTGGTAGCGGTGTGCAATTTTACGCCGCAACCCCACAGCCACTACCGGGTAGGGGTTCCCGAGGCTGGTTTCTATCGGGAGATTTTTAACAGCGATGCCCAACCCTATGGAGGCAGCAATATGGGCAATTTGGGAGGTAAGTGGACGGATGCGTGGTGGTTCCACGGCCATTCCCATTCCCTGGATTTGTGTTTGCCGCCGTTGGGGGTGATTTTCTTGAAGTTGGACCGCGATGCAAATGGTTCGCTTTAG
- a CDS encoding retropepsin-like aspartic protease gives MNLSWIVALGLTAATLGNSGLGQIVSSPSLPETVPEASHSPQLAQQSPNSNQNLSEQILNDLFRCMRTSADSATEIPSMEEIESIATQCVLQVVLLNADGALRADANQRLLALMRATGFSLPKPSSQGEATVALEPLAEGSTVYTIPVTISDTEEDFLLDTGASNSILTPKVATALNLQGESFPSELLSYFAVGEDCAGMEAKLHQIPSLTVGAATVSGLSGLEVPATTIPSDRAGILGLDFLSSFDVTINPATATLQLLPPSQPPKNAIALEGKMGLMTAQARINNQGPFTLMLDTGASIGVISQKVANLLSLPSKKETVEVQGFCGQQTGQLTQLSSLQIGEHQQNQVETVILDNTLLDLIGIDGIVGQNFLNHYRQHWYFAPRGELGFPETGRLRLQAPKTSRWCLPHQSSGPSQRPYHEISSRESNQNC, from the coding sequence ATGAACCTCTCTTGGATTGTTGCCTTGGGTTTGACCGCTGCCACTTTGGGAAATAGTGGACTCGGTCAAATCGTTTCTTCTCCTTCCCTGCCGGAAACCGTTCCCGAAGCCAGCCACTCCCCTCAACTAGCCCAGCAATCCCCAAACTCAAACCAAAACCTCAGCGAACAGATTCTCAACGATTTGTTTCGGTGCATGCGAACCTCTGCCGACTCAGCCACCGAAATTCCCTCAATGGAAGAAATCGAATCGATTGCCACCCAGTGCGTTTTGCAAGTGGTTTTGCTGAACGCCGATGGTGCCTTGCGTGCCGATGCCAACCAGCGTTTGCTGGCTTTGATGCGTGCCACCGGTTTTTCCCTACCCAAACCCAGCTCTCAGGGGGAAGCGACCGTTGCTTTAGAACCACTTGCCGAAGGCAGCACTGTTTATACCATTCCCGTTACCATTAGCGATACCGAAGAAGATTTTCTACTAGACACCGGTGCTTCCAACTCCATTTTGACCCCGAAAGTAGCCACGGCTTTGAACCTACAAGGGGAATCTTTTCCCAGCGAACTGCTTTCCTATTTTGCCGTCGGAGAAGATTGCGCCGGCATGGAAGCCAAACTGCACCAAATTCCTAGCCTAACCGTTGGTGCAGCCACCGTTAGTGGGTTGAGCGGTTTGGAAGTACCAGCAACTACTATTCCCAGCGATCGCGCCGGCATTTTGGGATTGGACTTTCTCAGTAGCTTCGATGTGACCATCAATCCCGCAACCGCCACCTTGCAGTTATTGCCCCCTTCCCAACCTCCCAAAAATGCGATCGCCTTAGAAGGCAAAATGGGCCTTATGACCGCTCAAGCACGCATCAACAACCAAGGACCATTTACTTTGATGTTGGATACCGGTGCCAGTATCGGTGTCATTTCCCAAAAAGTTGCCAATTTGCTTTCCCTACCATCAAAAAAGGAAACCGTGGAAGTGCAAGGATTTTGTGGCCAACAAACCGGTCAACTGACCCAACTATCCAGCTTGCAAATTGGCGAACACCAACAAAACCAAGTCGAGACTGTTATTTTAGACAATACCCTCTTGGATCTAATTGGCATCGACGGCATTGTTGGGCAAAACTTCCTCAACCACTACCGGCAGCACTGGTATTTTGCTCCCCGCGGCGAGTTAGGATTTCCCGAAACCGGTCGCCTGCGCTTGCAAGCGCCAAAAACATCGCGATGGTGCCTACCGCACCAGTCCTCCGGACCATCGCAACGCCCCTACCACGAGATTTCTAGCAGGGAATCCAACCAAAACTGCTAA